A genomic region of Alphaproteobacteria bacterium contains the following coding sequences:
- a CDS encoding sigma-54 dependent transcriptional regulator translates to MSNNILIVDDERDIRESLSGILEDEGFNVIKANNDINCFKKIKTDNPDVIILDIWLEGSELNGIDILNKLHNEHCDIPIIMITGHGDIKTSIKAIKMGAYDFLEKPFDFDKLIMIIGRALELNELKKNNKKLIVENELHEDGFLIGESMKSLKEEIDVISGSNSRVFITGETGAGKASVARLIHEKSNRRNSSFIMINCASMNDKLLEEKLFGSKDMEGLIEKAQGGTLFLNEIADMSLEIQAKISSFILQEKFSKIDSDIILESNCRVICSTAKDIEKLVEKGAFRKDLYYRLNVVPLYVPSLQERKEDIPLLSKYFIEQYCLEHNLIPKKISEEVMLLLKRYDWNGNIVQLKNACDSIIITNASNNKKEIKKDMLPSYLLNAYKSSSVNVNNTSVQFLNKNLREARSVFEKNYIEDQLDRFRWNISKTAEFIGMERSALHKKMNSLGIKSKK, encoded by the coding sequence AAAAAATTAAGACAGATAATCCTGATGTAATTATATTAGATATATGGCTTGAGGGTAGTGAGCTTAATGGAATAGATATCCTAAATAAATTACATAATGAGCATTGTGATATTCCTATTATTATGATTACAGGACATGGAGATATAAAAACATCAATAAAAGCTATTAAAATGGGTGCTTATGATTTTTTAGAGAAGCCTTTTGACTTTGATAAATTAATTATGATTATAGGAAGAGCTTTAGAACTAAATGAATTAAAGAAAAATAATAAAAAATTAATTGTTGAGAATGAACTTCATGAAGATGGCTTCTTAATAGGAGAATCAATGAAATCTTTAAAAGAGGAGATTGATGTAATCTCTGGATCTAACTCTAGAGTTTTTATAACGGGTGAAACTGGTGCTGGTAAAGCAAGTGTTGCTAGACTAATACACGAGAAGTCTAATAGAAGAAACAGCTCTTTTATCATGATAAATTGTGCTTCAATGAATGATAAGCTACTAGAAGAAAAACTATTTGGCTCAAAAGACATGGAGGGGCTTATTGAAAAAGCTCAAGGTGGAACTTTATTTCTTAATGAAATAGCAGATATGTCTTTAGAGATACAAGCGAAGATATCTTCATTCATCTTACAAGAAAAATTTTCTAAAATTGATAGCGATATAATATTGGAATCTAACTGTAGAGTAATATGCTCTACAGCTAAAGATATAGAAAAGCTTGTAGAAAAGGGAGCTTTTAGAAAAGATTTATATTATAGACTTAATGTGGTTCCTTTATATGTTCCTAGTTTGCAGGAAAGAAAAGAAGATATTCCTTTATTAAGTAAATATTTCATAGAGCAATATTGTTTAGAGCATAATTTAATACCTAAAAAGATTTCGGAAGAAGTTATGCTACTTTTAAAGAGGTATGATTGGAATGGTAATATTGTTCAATTAAAAAATGCTTGTGATTCAATTATAATAACGAATGCTAGTAATAATAAAAAAGAAATAAAAAAAGATATGTTACCAAGCTATCTACTAAATGCATATAAGTCCTCTTCTGTAAATGTGAATAATACATCTGTTCAATTTCTTAATAAGAACTTAAGAGAAGCTAGAAGTGTTTTTGAGAAAAACTACATAGAGGACCAATTAGATAGATTTCGTTGGAATATCTCCAAGACAGCCGAATTCATAGGCATGGAGAGGAGTGCTTTGCATAAAAAAATGAACTCTTTAGGAATAAAGTCTAAAAAATAA
- a CDS encoding DUF2155 domain-containing protein, which yields MKAKAIKLAIFLILLSTSISNAMEMEDYDTSVLGALNKITGKTETLEIEVGKETDFGDLKIKALSCQKSSPLDLPESASFLKIYYKKDEIFSGWMFASSPSLSAMESGIYDIWVKDCKKTLVKEK from the coding sequence ATGAAAGCGAAAGCAATTAAACTTGCAATATTCTTAATACTATTATCAACCTCTATTTCTAATGCTATGGAAATGGAGGATTATGATACATCTGTATTAGGAGCTTTAAATAAAATAACTGGTAAAACAGAAACTCTTGAAATAGAAGTTGGAAAAGAAACAGATTTTGGAGATTTAAAAATAAAAGCATTATCTTGTCAAAAATCATCTCCCCTAGACCTACCTGAATCCGCTTCATTTTTAAAGATATATTATAAAAAAGATGAAATCTTCTCGGGTTGGATGTTTGCCTCTTCCCCTTCTTTATCAGCAATGGAAAGCGGCATATATGATATTTGGGTTAAAGATTGCAAAAAAACACTTGTAAAAGAAAAATAA
- the ychF gene encoding redox-regulated ATPase YchF produces the protein MGFNCGIVGLPNVGKSTLFNALTQTASAQAANFPFCTIEPNVGIVAVPDERLHILGEIAETKREVPTQLEFVDIAGLVKGASKGEGLGNQFLGNIRQTDAIIYVVRCFENTDITHVEGNIDPIRDAEIIETELMLADLESLEKRLPALEKKAKGNDKSAAEQIGIINRVLEVLREGKPARYTEITEDENKLLKGLQLLTTKPVLYVCNVDEDSAAEGNEFSAKIQEKAAKEDAEVVIICASIEEEISQLDSNEEKKEFLESLGLEEAGLDKVIKAGYRLLDLITYFTAGVKETRAWTVVKGSTAPQAAGVIHTDFEKGFIRAETIAYEDYVMLGGESKCKEAGKVRQEGKAYIVKDGDVMHFKFNN, from the coding sequence ATGGGATTTAATTGTGGAATCGTAGGTTTACCTAATGTCGGTAAATCAACTTTATTTAATGCTTTAACTCAAACGGCATCTGCTCAAGCTGCCAATTTTCCATTTTGTACAATCGAACCTAATGTAGGTATTGTTGCTGTACCAGATGAAAGACTACATATACTAGGAGAAATTGCTGAAACCAAAAGAGAAGTCCCTACTCAATTAGAGTTTGTTGACATTGCTGGCTTAGTTAAAGGAGCATCTAAAGGAGAAGGTCTTGGCAATCAATTTTTAGGTAACATTAGACAGACTGATGCAATCATATATGTTGTAAGATGTTTTGAAAATACAGACATAACTCATGTTGAAGGGAATATTGATCCTATAAGAGATGCTGAAATCATTGAAACTGAATTAATGCTAGCAGACTTAGAAAGTTTAGAGAAAAGATTACCTGCTTTAGAAAAGAAAGCAAAAGGTAATGACAAATCTGCTGCAGAGCAAATTGGAATTATAAATAGAGTACTAGAAGTATTGAGAGAGGGAAAACCTGCAAGATATACAGAAATAACTGAGGATGAAAATAAACTTTTAAAAGGATTACAATTATTAACTACTAAACCAGTTTTATATGTTTGTAATGTTGATGAAGACAGTGCTGCAGAAGGTAACGAGTTTTCTGCAAAAATACAAGAAAAAGCAGCGAAAGAAGATGCTGAAGTTGTTATTATTTGTGCTTCAATAGAAGAAGAAATCTCTCAGCTAGATAGCAATGAAGAAAAGAAAGAATTTTTAGAAAGCTTAGGACTAGAAGAAGCGGGACTTGATAAAGTAATTAAAGCAGGATATAGACTACTTGATTTAATCACATACTTTACAGCTGGAGTAAAAGAAACAAGAGCATGGACTGTTGTTAAGGGTTCAACTGCTCCACAAGCTGCTGGAGTAATCCATACAGATTTTGAAAAAGGCTTCATTAGAGCTGAAACTATAGCTTATGAAGATTATGTAATGCTAGGTGGAGAATCAAAGTGTAAAGAAGCTGGTAAAGTTAGACAAGAAGGTAAGGCATATATAGTTAAAGATGGCGATGTAATGCACTTTAAGTTTAATAACTAA
- a CDS encoding M23 family metallopeptidase, with protein MNAKRLIILILLCCATTSCARKHPAPLRSANLRKLTRRQYNQRRAIAINETISSEETHNKNQYKNYVIVQKNDTAYSIAKKHKIPLRSLIEINKLKKPYSLKVGQKLAISNTKYYTVKKNDTLYSIARENSVTLSSLISVNNLKSPYIISKGDKLTIPYNSKSTTRKSLVKNNNKVRISKNIISRTPPKRSSSKFLKPTSGKIVSSFGSKKNGLHNDGINILAPKGTAVKAAENGIVVYASDKIKGLGNIILIKHDSGWITTYAHLNKILVEKGQTVNRGSIIGTVGNTGSVDNNQLHFEIRKRTKPVNPEKYI; from the coding sequence ATGAATGCAAAAAGGTTAATAATTTTAATTCTTTTATGTTGTGCAACGACATCATGCGCAAGGAAACACCCTGCCCCTCTAAGATCTGCGAATTTAAGAAAACTAACGAGAAGACAATATAATCAGAGAAGAGCAATAGCTATCAATGAAACAATTAGCTCTGAAGAAACACATAATAAGAATCAATATAAAAATTATGTCATAGTTCAAAAGAATGACACAGCTTATTCAATTGCTAAGAAACATAAAATTCCTTTAAGATCTCTAATTGAAATAAATAAATTAAAGAAGCCTTATAGTTTAAAAGTAGGACAAAAATTAGCAATATCTAACACAAAGTATTACACTGTTAAAAAGAATGACACTCTGTATTCAATTGCAAGAGAAAATAGTGTAACATTATCTTCCTTAATAAGTGTTAACAATCTAAAATCCCCTTATATAATAAGCAAAGGAGATAAATTAACCATACCTTATAATTCCAAGTCCACTACAAGAAAATCTCTTGTAAAAAACAATAATAAAGTAAGAATAAGTAAAAATATTATTAGCAGAACCCCACCAAAAAGAAGTTCTTCAAAATTCTTAAAGCCAACAAGTGGGAAAATAGTATCTTCATTTGGCTCAAAGAAAAACGGCCTACACAATGATGGCATAAACATATTAGCACCAAAAGGAACAGCCGTTAAAGCTGCTGAAAACGGCATAGTAGTTTATGCAAGCGACAAGATAAAAGGGCTTGGTAATATAATATTAATAAAACACGATTCTGGGTGGATAACAACTTATGCTCATTTAAACAAAATATTAGTTGAAAAAGGGCAAACTGTAAACAGAGGCTCTATAATAGGAACAGTAGGAAACACAGGTTCAGTAGATAATAACCAACTACATTTTGAAATAAGAAAAAGAACAAAACCTGTTAATCCTGAAAAATACATATAA
- a CDS encoding MlaD family protein has translation MKRNIIETIFGGVVLAIAVTFLMFVYSSSNIKTVDGFNLIAKFSNVNGIAVGSDVTIGGFKVGSVSNIDIEDDFFVKTTLTIKDSLKDRIPYDSIATVSSPGLMGNKLIAIEAGFEEEFLHDGDEITNTQSGASLEQLLGQVIFSLKDKGDKNESESN, from the coding sequence ATGAAAAGAAATATAATAGAAACTATTTTTGGCGGTGTCGTTTTAGCTATTGCGGTTACATTTTTAATGTTTGTTTACTCATCATCAAACATCAAAACAGTTGACGGCTTCAACCTAATTGCTAAGTTTTCAAATGTAAACGGAATTGCTGTAGGCTCTGATGTAACTATTGGAGGATTTAAAGTTGGTTCTGTTAGTAACATCGATATTGAAGATGATTTTTTCGTTAAAACAACTTTAACAATAAAAGATTCTTTAAAAGATAGAATACCTTATGACTCTATCGCTACAGTATCATCTCCAGGTTTAATGGGAAATAAGCTAATCGCCATTGAAGCAGGTTTTGAAGAGGAATTTCTACATGATGGAGACGAAATTACAAACACTCAATCTGGAGCGAGTTTAGAGCAACTTCTTGGACAAGTTATATTCTCTTTAAAAGATAAAGGTGATAAAAATGAAAGCGAAAGCAATTAA
- a CDS encoding TraR/DksA family transcriptional regulator — MSDNNYKPTEQEEFMNEQMVKYFENKLLEMKDKVLSRDKDHDINEDLQDLKEADPNDRATKEEEAALDLKNKERINKTLADIEVALNKIKIGDYGYCEETEEEIAVMRLEAMPTTRYSIEALKELEKNNGNRPI; from the coding sequence ATGTCAGATAATAATTATAAACCAACAGAACAAGAAGAGTTCATGAATGAACAAATGGTTAAGTATTTCGAAAACAAACTTTTAGAAATGAAAGATAAAGTTTTATCAAGAGATAAAGATCATGATATAAATGAAGATCTACAAGACTTAAAAGAAGCAGATCCAAATGATAGAGCAACTAAAGAAGAAGAAGCTGCTCTAGATTTAAAGAATAAGGAAAGAATAAATAAAACTCTAGCAGATATTGAGGTTGCTTTAAATAAAATTAAAATAGGAGACTATGGCTACTGTGAAGAAACTGAAGAAGAGATAGCTGTTATGAGATTAGAAGCTATGCCTACAACAAGGTATTCTATAGAAGCTTTAAAAGAGTTGGAAAAGAATAACGGTAATAGACCTATCTAA